The sequence TGGTATAAAAAAGGCCAAATCCAACGGGCTTTCGAGCTTTTGCGGCCCGTTTTTGATATCCAAGCTCAATTGCAAAATTTGGAGCAATCGGGTGAAGAGATGATCACCCTCGCCGCGATTTTGGCTGAACACTATCCAGCCTTAGCCCAACAAGCGCTTGGGTTTGCTGAACACATGCAAGATCCTTATAATGAAGAACTTCGGCCTGATCCGGCAACGCTGCTCTTTTTCAAGCAAACTGCCGAGCGGGTGAGCCATTTTGCGGGGCAAGTTGCAGCTCCATCAACCCTGCCAACAATTAGCGAATTTCTCGATTTAGTCGATCAAACGGTTGATCCACGAGTTTTGGGCTAGTTGGGAAGCGGGGAGTTTTAACCATCAAGGCAAATGAGGCTATCGACTTTTGGCAGTGATGATCGTTTAGGAAACCAATGATTGTTCCGCTAGCCTTTAGTCAATAGCCTCAAAACCTCATGTCACTACGTTAAATGGTAGTCCCAAAGTTTGGCCTAATTTAATAAGGAAACTCTGATGATGCGACAGATTGGGCGCTGGACAGGCTTAGCAGTGATCATAGGCATTGCTGCAGGCCTTGCTAGCGCCTTTTTTTTAGTTAGTTTGGCTTGGGTGACCAGCCTGCAAACCAACAACTGGTGGTTATTGCTCAGTTTGCCGTTGCTTGGTGGCGTGGTGACATGGCTCTATCAGCGTTTTGGCACGAGCGTGGCGGCGGGCAATAATCTGATCATTGAACAACTGCATAACCCTGATTCGGCGGGAATTCCCTTACGCATGGCTCCGTTGGTGTTGCTCGGAACCTTGTTGACCCATCTTGGTGGTGGCTCAGCTGGGCGCGAAGGGACGGCAGTGCAAATGGGCGCGAGTTTGGCAGCGCGAATTGGGTGTTGGTGGCGCTTGCCCCAAGCTGAATGGCGCTTAGTAGTGATGATGGGCATCAGCGCAGGGTTTAGTAGCGTCTTTGGCACGCCGATTGCCGGCACAATTTTCGCCATGGAAGTGCTGGCATTTGGCGTTTTGCGCTACGAAGCGTTATTACCATGTTTGGTGGCAGCCTTGGTTGGCGATGGGGTGGTGCGTTGGCTAAATGTTGCGCATAGTCATTATCATGTGGCCGATGTGCCCGATTTGAGCATGATCTGGGCGATTTTAGTTGGAGCAGGAATTTGCTTTGGCTTAGCTAGCAGTGCCTTTGCGATCTGGACTGAATTGGTACAAACGTGGTCACGGCGTTGGTTGCCCAACCCAATTTTTCGGGCAATGGCTGGCGGTGGGCTGATTGTAGGTATTAGCTTTTTGTTGAATACTCGTGATTACAATGGGCTAAGTTTGCCGTTGTTGGCGCAGGCTTTCGAACCAAAAGGCGTTGTATTTTGGGCTTTTGCGCTCAAATTATTATTAACTGGCTTGACCTTGGGCGTGGGCTTTAAAGGTGGCGAAGTAACGCCATTGTTTGTGATTGGCGCGACGCTTGGCTCAGCTTTAGCCCCATTATTTGGTGTGCCAACTGATTTGTTGGCGGCATTGGGCTTTATTGCAGTGTTTGCCGGGGCTGCTAATACCCCGATTGCTTGTGTTTTGATGGGAGTTGAATTATTTGGCTCGGCTTTGCTTGGGCCTTTGATGCTCACAACCTGCATTGCCTACGCTATTTCGGGCCATCGCGGAATTTACGCAGCCCAACGGGTTGGCTTAGCCAAACGCCAGCATTTGGCACATCAAACTGGCAAGCGGCTTGATCAACTGGATGCTGATTAAAAAAATGAGGCCCGAACTCTAGCCTAGTGTCGGGCCTCGGCAGCGCTATTGATTTGCACACATCAATACGTTTAAACTATCACGTCAGTCCTAAGAGCGCTGGGTTTTTCCATTAAACTACGGCCCCAAAGTTTGGCGGAGCTGGCTAGATTCGAACTAGCATCCAGCGGTATATGCATGATAGTGCTTGACTTGATGTTCAACAGCAAATACTGAATCTAGAGCGATAATCTGAATTTGAGTGGCTGTGTTAGCGCCTCTGCCAATTGGGCTACCCAGCCTAGGTTGGTGGCTGGGGGAGGATTCGAACCTCCACTTTCTAACACGACGTTTGCCGATTCAGCTTGAGCTTTAGTCTCAGCTTGCGCTCTTGCGCAGTGCTATTGTAGGCTAGGTTCCAGGTTTGGGCAATCGTGCTTTAGGCTGATTCACGCGTGGCTAGGGGTCAGGGATCAGGGGCTAGGAATCGATAGGGCAATCATGAAGGTTGTTTTGCCACAGATTGGCACAGATTTATTTGATTATGGTTTTGATCCACGAAGCACACGAAGGGGAGTTGGCTATCGGTTTGATTGTAACATCACAACATGTTCCGATAGCCTATAGCCTATAGCCATAACCTCTGATCCCTGGCCCCTAGCCTCTGACCCCTGCTCGATACAACTCAAAAGTACGTTGCAACATTGTTTGCAATTCAAATTGCTGTTGAATGCGTTGGCGAGCAGCTTGGCGACAGGCTTGATTTAATGATTGATCGCTGAGCATACGCCCAATTGACTGCGCCAGCGCAACACTTTGGCCTGGCTCAACCAATAGACCTTGGATTCCATCGCTGATTGCTTCGCGTGTGCCGTCGGTGCTGCTGGCAACAATTGCTTGCCCACTGGCCATGGCTTCGAGCAAGGCAAACGATAAGCCTTCGTACAGCGATGGCAAGACAAAAACATCAAGCGCGGCCAATGCAGCAGGCATATTGGCTTGCTGGCCAACAAAATGAATCTGCTGCGACTTTGGTAGTTGTTGGGCAGCTTGGCGTAATTCGTCAGCTAAATCGCCCTCACCAATTAATGCGACATGCAGATTCGGCTGCGCTTGCCACAGCTTTGGTAAGGCCTCGAATAAAATTTGGTGGCCTTTTTGGCGGCTCAAACGGCCAACCACGCCTAAAAGTGGTACATCGGCGGGAATTTGCCACGCTGCACGAGTCGCAGGATCACGCGGTTGCGGCTGCCAGCGCTGGCTATCAACCGCATTATAAATTGTGTGTAAACGCCGCTTAGGAAAACCAAATTGCTCCAATAACAATTGAGCATTGCCTTGCGAAACCGCGATGCCAGCGTGCAAAGTGGCGTATTGCCAACGCCGATTGAGCAGCCGTAGATGGTGGGAAAGCCAATTGAAGCGCGGAATTGGCGTGACCAATTGGAAGGTGATAACTCGGCGTGGCACTCGCGCCAATGCTGCACCCAATACCAATTCTGCGGCACGGCGCGGCGAGGGCACAACAAAATGCACAATATCAGGCCGTAATTGGCGAAAAAGCTGCACCGCTTGATTGACTGCCTTCAGTGATAACCCATGTTCGTGCACTACATCCAAGGTTGCGATGCTCGCTCCATGGGCTTTGGCTCGATCAATCAAGGGTTGGGTGGCTGGGCGCGGCGGCAGCAACAAGCCAAGCTCAAACTGCTGTTGATCGGCATTGAGCAGCAGGGTTTCTA is a genomic window of Chloroflexota bacterium containing:
- a CDS encoding chloride channel protein, translated to MMRQIGRWTGLAVIIGIAAGLASAFFLVSLAWVTSLQTNNWWLLLSLPLLGGVVTWLYQRFGTSVAAGNNLIIEQLHNPDSAGIPLRMAPLVLLGTLLTHLGGGSAGREGTAVQMGASLAARIGCWWRLPQAEWRLVVMMGISAGFSSVFGTPIAGTIFAMEVLAFGVLRYEALLPCLVAALVGDGVVRWLNVAHSHYHVADVPDLSMIWAILVGAGICFGLASSAFAIWTELVQTWSRRWLPNPIFRAMAGGGLIVGISFLLNTRDYNGLSLPLLAQAFEPKGVVFWAFALKLLLTGLTLGVGFKGGEVTPLFVIGATLGSALAPLFGVPTDLLAALGFIAVFAGAANTPIACVLMGVELFGSALLGPLMLTTCIAYAISGHRGIYAAQRVGLAKRQHLAHQTGKRLDQLDAD
- a CDS encoding glycosyltransferase family 4 protein — encoded protein: MKQRLWFVSDSTALGGAEGYLETLLLNADQQQFELGLLLPPRPATQPLIDRAKAHGASIATLDVVHEHGLSLKAVNQAVQLFRQLRPDIVHFVVPSPRRAAELVLGAALARVPRRVITFQLVTPIPRFNWLSHHLRLLNRRWQYATLHAGIAVSQGNAQLLLEQFGFPKRRLHTIYNAVDSQRWQPQPRDPATRAAWQIPADVPLLGVVGRLSRQKGHQILFEALPKLWQAQPNLHVALIGEGDLADELRQAAQQLPKSQQIHFVGQQANMPAALAALDVFVLPSLYEGLSFALLEAMASGQAIVASSTDGTREAISDGIQGLLVEPGQSVALAQSIGRMLSDQSLNQACRQAARQRIQQQFELQTMLQRTFELYRAGVRG